From the genome of Deltaproteobacteria bacterium, one region includes:
- a CDS encoding Uma2 family endonuclease yields MGARRASHSPSSSRSIEPIPSVANSSSRQRPAWEVMFPPQERRVGENAAKESFCQPRRDRVEKVDDYAAFGVRYYWIVDPEQQTFETFELGGDGRYVRPLGATGGTLEAIPGCASLTLDLDALWREAEKLGPEQSESN; encoded by the coding sequence AGATCTATCGAGCCGATCCCTTCTGTGGCGAACAGCAGTTCAAGACAACGTCCGGCTTGGGAGGTTATGTTCCCTCCGCAGGAGCGAAGGGTCGGCGAAAACGCGGCTAAAGAGTCCTTCTGTCAACCCCGGCGCGATCGCGTCGAGAAGGTCGACGACTACGCGGCGTTCGGCGTCCGCTACTACTGGATCGTCGACCCCGAGCAGCAGACGTTCGAGACCTTCGAGCTCGGTGGCGACGGGCGTTACGTGCGCCCGCTCGGTGCGACGGGGGGAACGCTCGAAGCGATCCCCGGCTGCGCGAGCCTCACGCTCGACCTCGACGCCCTCTGGCGAGAAGCCGAGAAGCTCGGCCCCGAGCAGTCGGAGTCGAACTGA